In Salvelinus sp. IW2-2015 linkage group LG23, ASM291031v2, whole genome shotgun sequence, a genomic segment contains:
- the LOC111950624 gene encoding transcriptional activator protein Pur-alpha-like — protein MADRDSGSEQGGAATGPGVGSMHPVTGGAGSASGLQHETQELASKRVDIQNKRFYLDVKQNAKGRFLKIAEVGAGGNKSRLTLSMSVAVEFRDYLGDFIEHYAQLGPSNPDIAQDEPRRALKSEFLVRENRKYYMDLKENQRGRFLRIRQTVNRGPGLGSTQGQTIALPAQGLIEFRDALAKLIDDYGVDDEPAELPEGTSLTVDNKRFFFDVGSNKYGVFMRVSEVKPTYRNSITVPYKVWSKFGNTFCKYAEEMKKIQEKQREKRACEMQQQEEMHADDADED, from the coding sequence aTGGCGGACAGAGACAGTGGAAGTGAGCAGGGAGGAGCAGCCACGGGCCCGGGCGTCGGTTCCATGCACCCAGTGACAGGAGGGGCGGGCTCGGCTTCCGGGCTGCAGCACGAGACGCAAGAGCTGGCGTCGAAACGGGTTGACATTCAAAACAAACGTTTCTACCTGGACGTGAAGCAGAACGCAAAAGGCCGCTTCTTGAAGATAGCCGAAGTCGGGGCCGGGGGAAATAAGAGCCGCCTCACTCTCTCCATGTCAGTGGCAGTAGAGTTCCGTGACTACTTAGGGGACTTCATCGAACATTATGCCCAATTAGGTCCGAGCAATCCGGACATCGCACAGGATGAGCCGAGGCGAGCACTTAAAAGCGAATTCTTGGTTCGGGAGAATCGGAAGTACTACATGGATCTGAAAGAGAACCAGAGAGGCCGGTTTCTGAGGATTCGACAGACCGTGAACCGGGGGCCCGGTTTGGGATCCACGCAAGGCCAAACGATTGCTCTTCCTGCCCAGGGACTTATTGAGTTTCGTGACGCTTTGGCTAAACTCATTGACGACTACGGAGTAGATGACGAACCTGCGGAGTTGCCCGAAGGGACCTCCTTGACAGTGGACAACAAACGCTTTTTCTTCGACGTGGGCTCCAATAAGTACGGAGTGTTCATGAGGGTAAGCGAGGTGAAGCCAACATACCGCAACTCTATCACCGTGCCCTACAAAGTGTGGTCCAAATTTGGGAATACGTTCTGTAAATACGCGGAGGAGATGAAGAAGATCCAGGAGAAACAGCGGGAGAAAAGGGCATGTGAGATGCAGCAGCAAGAGGAGATGCATGCTGATGATGCGGACGAGGATTGA